The Vibrio tubiashii DNA window CAAGATGTAACTGATAGAATGAGCCCACTTTTACGGTAAGCTCATTCTGTTTACGCTATTCGCAAGGTGCTGCGAGATGAATAAGTGCAAGACCGCCTAGTGACGTTTCTCGATACTTTTTGTTCATGTCCTTGCCGGTTTGGTACATAGTTTCAATTACCTTATCTAAAGAGATCAGGCATTTACTGTTACGTTTGAGTGCCATACGAGAGGCGTTGATCGCTTTCATCGCTCCCATGGCATTGCGCTCAATACATGGCACCTGAACCAAGCCCCCTATGGGGTCGCATGTCATACCCAGTGAGTGTTCCATGGCAATCTCAGCAGCAATACAAATCTGCTCATTGCTACCCCCGCGAATAGCTGTTAAACCCGCTGCCGCCATTGATGAAGAGACACCGACTTCCCCCTGACAGCCTACTTCAGCTCCAGAAATCGAAGCATTGGTTTTGTACAAGATCCCAATAGCACCAGACACAGCAAGAAAGTCTTTGAGCTGTTTAGTATCAAGCTGCTTGATAAAGCGGTGATAGTACATCAGCACCGCAGGAATGACCCCTGCCGCACCGTTGGTTGGCGATGTCACCACTTGACCACCCGCCGCGTTTTCTTCACTTACCGCAAAAGCAAACAGGTTAATCCAATCCATAATTTCCATTGGGTCATTTTCAACCGCAGCGTTCGCTTCAAGCTTTTTCAGCAGATTAGGAGCACGACGGGTTACGTTCAAGCCACCTTCCAAAATCCCTTCCGTCTCGAAACCACGCTCCATACAGCGAGTCATAACTCGCCAGATTTGCTCTGCTCGCTGGTTGATGGCATCCATGCCTTGAAACGCTTGCTCATTTTGCAGGATCATGCCACCTAAACTCATGCCATTCTTCTCAGCTTGAGCCAGCATTTCGTCTGCACTGGAGAATGGGAACTCGACCTCTATTGGTACAGTAGCACTGCCATTTTGCAACTCATCCGCCGTTGCAATGAAACCACCACCAATCGAGTAATAGGTTTCAAATCCAATTTGCTCACCTTGTGCATCTAACGCAGTAATCGTCATACCATTTTCATGCAAAGGTAAATTCTTTTCATGGAACACCATGTCTGTTTGGTAGGTAAACTCAATTTCATGACGACCATCAACCGACAATATCTTTTCATCCATTGCCTTGCGCATAGCTTGGTTAGCCGACGCAATTTTAATCGTATCGGGCTTATTGCCTAACAAACCCAGAATCGTCGCACGATCCGTATGGTGGCCAATTCCAGTGAGTGAAAGTGAACCATAAAGATCAACTTGAATACGAACCACTTTTGCCAAGTTTGATTCAATTAAGCGCGTGAAATGGTATCCCGCAATCATTGGTCCGTTAGTGTGAGAGCTAGAAGGTCCCACACCGATCTTGTATATATCAAAGATAGACAGCATAAACTTACCCGTTACGACAGTGCAGCATAAAGCCAATCAGGAAGAACCACACAAGCTGCGATGGTCGCGACAGCGAACACCAACAATCCATAGTGGCTAGCGGTTGGCTTTGCAAAAAGGTGCTTTTGATTATTGATAAAGATTTGTTGTTCAGCGCTCACCGAGCCCCATCGACGACTGACAAACACGCCAAACACTAGAAATGCGAGCGTTCCAATCGGTGCAAACCAAGGCCAAGCAATATCCAAATACCTTGCGATAAAGACAACAATGACGCTTGCAATACTGCCTACAATCACCCCTTTCTCATTCGCTTTCGACCAAAACAGACCTAAGACGAACGAGCCTAATCGAATACCGACAAAGATGGAGGTTAAGCTCGCGATGGTTTTGAGTACCGATTCATTGGAAACCGCGAGCAATGCTGGAACTACCACTAGTGCCGCTGCCAACAAGCTCATTTTACGAGCCACATTTTCATAGTGTTTAGCATCGGCTTTTTTGCGAACAAAGCGTTTGTACAAATCGAATGTCGCCACTGTCGCCATCGAGTTGTAGGTTGAATCCAGTGTTGACATAGCAGCTGCAGCCAGCGCTGAGATGATCAAACCTACAACGATAGGATTCGTATGATTAAAGACAAAATCTAGAATGACTTCATTGCTGTTTTCAAACGATTGGTCTTGGTAAAAAACACTCAGTAGTACACCAATCAACGCAAAAAATAGGTAGATGAAAAAGGCTCCATAACCACATAACAACATTGACTTTTGCGCCGTTTTTTCACACTTGGTTGCTAGCGTGCGTTGAATGATCAACTGATTGGTTCCGTACACACTTAAATGTAAGAAACTCACCGCAACCACCCCTGCCCAAAGTGTTGTATCTACGCCCAAATCTAAATTTAGGTTGATGATGTCAAGGTGGTCTCGCGACAAATGCTCAGCCGTATTGATATCGGTTAACAGAATAAAGAAAATTGCAATGCTACCGGCTACGAGAACCGCCGACTGCAGCATGTCGGTCCAAATTACCGTAGAAATACCACCAGCATAGGTGTAGCAAGCAGTAAAAATACTGATATAGATAATGGCTTCGGAAATGCTAATGGGAAGTACATGTACCAGAATCAAAGCCACCGCATAGAGAATCACACCAGCAGAAATACACTGCACCACGATAAAGACAAGTGAATTGATGGTTCTGGCGTAGACCCCAAAGCGATGTTCGAGATACTCATATATTGACGTTAGCCCTAGCTTATAGAAAACCGGAACGAAGAAGATAACGGTAAAAAAGATCACAATCGGATAGTTGAGATGAACGCTCATCGCTTCCATACCAGAGCTATATACCCAACCCGGCATACCCACGAATGTCATCGCACTGATATAAGTGGCTAGTATTGAAACCCCCGCGGTAAACCAGCCAAATTGCTTACCACCAGTGGAAAAGTCACCGCCCACGCGGTATCGCCTATTCACTAAGTAGCTAATTAATATGGTGATTGCTATATACGCAGCAATGACAACTAAACTTGAGTACGTAACCATTTTTGGATTTCCGATATTTTCTGGAAGCCTTAAATCAGGCTTTATACTACTGAAAACTGGCTTTCCATTTCCAAAACATCGCAGTAACTGTGATTATTATCACCAATATAGATGATTTTGTGTTCAAAACAGCCCAAACACCGCAAGAGCGGGATCTTGATCACCAAAAACACCAAAAATGGGTACGCATTCATTTTAAAATTGATTTTGATCACGGATCCTTAGCAAGGAATAAAATTATCATTACCACCGAAGAGACACGAGATTAGATCAAATCAAGATCCAAACTATTTAGTCTTTATACATTTAAAATCCAATATAAATAGAGGTTTATCGGTCATGACTGCGAAAAGACACATGAGCGAAGTTCCTATGATTCAAAGAGTAGCTGCGTATCTAGCGATACTGGTCGGATACTTTTTCTATTGTTATAACTTTGTAATTATTGACTACGTACGCCCATACATTGTTGAAGCGTATGATGGTATTAGCTTGTCGGACACTGCCCAATTTTACACCTGGCAATCACTAGGTGCCCTTATCGGTGCTCTTTCTTGTGCTTGGTTTGCTACCAAATTCGGTAAAAAGAATACACTTATCGCCATTACTGCCTTAAACGGCGGTGCAACCATCATCAACATGATGTTCACTGACTATGCAACATGGGCTGCTATGCGATTCATCGTAGGTATCTCACTAGGTGGTTACTTCACTGTCGCAGTAAGTATGATGATCGGTCTATTTAAGCCAACCGTTCGCGGCAAGCTAACCGCTTTCGCCTCGTCAATGTTCTCTGTAGCACTAATGGCTATGGGTGCTTACGCAGCCTTTATTTCAAGTATTGATGCACCATGGCAGA harbors:
- a CDS encoding sodium:solute symporter; translation: MVTYSSLVVIAAYIAITILISYLVNRRYRVGGDFSTGGKQFGWFTAGVSILATYISAMTFVGMPGWVYSSGMEAMSVHLNYPIVIFFTVIFFVPVFYKLGLTSIYEYLEHRFGVYARTINSLVFIVVQCISAGVILYAVALILVHVLPISISEAIIYISIFTACYTYAGGISTVIWTDMLQSAVLVAGSIAIFFILLTDINTAEHLSRDHLDIINLNLDLGVDTTLWAGVVAVSFLHLSVYGTNQLIIQRTLATKCEKTAQKSMLLCGYGAFFIYLFFALIGVLLSVFYQDQSFENSNEVILDFVFNHTNPIVVGLIISALAAAAMSTLDSTYNSMATVATFDLYKRFVRKKADAKHYENVARKMSLLAAALVVVPALLAVSNESVLKTIASLTSIFVGIRLGSFVLGLFWSKANEKGVIVGSIASVIVVFIARYLDIAWPWFAPIGTLAFLVFGVFVSRRWGSVSAEQQIFINNQKHLFAKPTASHYGLLVFAVATIAACVVLPDWLYAALS
- a CDS encoding L-serine ammonia-lyase, which produces MLSIFDIYKIGVGPSSSHTNGPMIAGYHFTRLIESNLAKVVRIQVDLYGSLSLTGIGHHTDRATILGLLGNKPDTIKIASANQAMRKAMDEKILSVDGRHEIEFTYQTDMVFHEKNLPLHENGMTITALDAQGEQIGFETYYSIGGGFIATADELQNGSATVPIEVEFPFSSADEMLAQAEKNGMSLGGMILQNEQAFQGMDAINQRAEQIWRVMTRCMERGFETEGILEGGLNVTRRAPNLLKKLEANAAVENDPMEIMDWINLFAFAVSEENAAGGQVVTSPTNGAAGVIPAVLMYYHRFIKQLDTKQLKDFLAVSGAIGILYKTNASISGAEVGCQGEVGVSSSMAAAGLTAIRGGSNEQICIAAEIAMEHSLGMTCDPIGGLVQVPCIERNAMGAMKAINASRMALKRNSKCLISLDKVIETMYQTGKDMNKKYRETSLGGLALIHLAAPCE